The Tursiops truncatus isolate mTurTru1 chromosome 16, mTurTru1.mat.Y, whole genome shotgun sequence genome contains the following window.
CAGGTGACCTGTGTCCTAACTCTGTGTCCCTGCAGCCCTGGATACCACCAAGGACCCCTGCCAGAAGGTGAAGTGCAGCCGTCACAAAGTGTGCATTGCCCAGGGCTACCAGCGGGCAATGTGCATCAGCCGCAAGAAGCTGGAGCACAGGTGAGGGCCTTGGGGAGGTGGGAGGCCTGGCGGGGGTTTGCTTAAAGAGCAAGGGCTTAGCTAATACATAGGAGAGGATCAGTTATCTTCTGCTTCGGAACAAAGTACTccaaagcttagtggcttaaaacaacaaatgtgTGTTGTCTCACACAGTTTCTGTCAGGAATCAGATGTGGTTCTATTGGATGGTTCTGGCTTAGGGACTGTCAGGAGGTTACAGTCAAGATGCTGGCTGAGGCTGCATCATCTGAAGGCTGCACTCAGGATGGAGTGctcacttccaagctcactcacttGGCTGTTGGCCCTAGTCAAGGGGACCTCTCcgtagggctgcttgagtgtcctctcaacatggcagctggcttcctgtAAGGCAAGTCATTCAAGGGAGAGATCAAGGAGGAAGCCACATTTATGACCTAGTCTTAGAAGTCACACATTGTTACTTCTGCCACCTCTATTTGTTAAGAGCGAGTCTTAAGTACTGCCACACTCTAGGGGAGGGGAATTAGGTTCCATGTTTTGAAGGGAGCAGTGTCAAAGAATCTGTGGACATGTTTCAAAACCACCACACTGTATGAGATCAGACACCAAACTGTGGGACCCAGGGAAAAGCACatttcctctctgggcctcggtgtcCATATCCGTAAGACAAATAGGTTGGCCCAGATAGCTTgaggttccttccagctctgacatggAGCCACTTCATGAAATATTTAAGGTTGTAGCTTCTGAGGCTTTtagaggagggaaggagtgaggggCATTTGAGGCCTTAGCTCCAGCCCAAGGACAAGACCCTGCCTGACTCCAAGACCCCCTGGAGAAGGTCCCatttccctcccctttctccttaaTCATAGAATCAGAGACCAGAGACTTGGGGTTGCAATCTTAGATGCCTCTAGGGGCCTGGCAGGTAATGTAAATGCATGAAGAGAACTTGGTGACAGACCACTCTGGTGAGCCCAGGCCTTGTGGAAATGCAGGACCAGGACTCCCATATCTTCCATTTTAACTAGGCCAGAAATCCAGGTTTTTTTATGTGAACTCTTCCATTTTGCAAATGTTCAtgaataacccaattaaaaacaaaaacccttggTGGTCAAACAAAATGATCCTACAGGCCAGATGTGACCCATGGGCCATCAGTTTGCAACCTTTGATTTGGTCTTACCCCTACGCAAGTGTGAGTCCCTTTTACATCTTACACTTGGGCCTGGAGTTGCAACCTGAGGGCCCTGCtggaaaggggaagctggggggtCTATACCCTGCCCTGTTGGTTCCACCTTTATGAGCCAGAAGAGGGTCTGGCTGGCGGTgatgggaggtgggcaggggcagggaggcagctGCATCTACTATAGATCACCAAGAGCAACTTCTTTTTGGAACCAGTCTCCTGAACCCTCCCTTGCCCTGTCCGTCTCTCATTTTTGCTTCCACCCCTGTGCCCTCCCATTCCGCTCCTCCTGTAGGATCAAGCAGCCTGCCCTGAAACTCCATGGAAACAAAGACACCATGTGTAAGCCCTGTCACATGGCCCACCTCGCCTCCGTCTGCGGCTCTGATGGCCACACTTACAGCTCAGTGGTGAGGAGCTCTGGCcccaggaggggtgggggtggggtgcactGGAGTCCGCAGGGAGCAGAGAGGACAGCTCAGCTGGGCCTTCTGTGGGGCTCCCAGTACTGCTGTGGGGCCGGATGCACTTGTCAGCGCATTCAGCGTGGCCGACCACAGCAGGGGCACCAAGCCCGGGAGTCTGAGCCAGACCCTGCCCCTGACCTCGGGCAggtgcaggtgggggctggggcctggaggAGACCGGTAACTGCAAGTGAGAGTAAGTGAGGAAAGGGCCTCATGAAAGTATGGAGGGCAATGGAAGGAAGGAGCTCCGTCGTCTAGGTGCTGGGGGTTGAAATCTTCCCATGGGTGGTTATCCACGTGGACAGGATGGTTCACCAGCAAGCACCAGGCATTCTGGGGCAGGAGGAAGTAATCCTCCGTGAGATGACAATGTGGGAGGGAACGGTGGTTGGGTGAATGAATTCCAACTTGATGGGATTTTTGTGAGGGTTAAACGAGACAGTATTTGTGAGagcattttataaactttaaagtaCCCTAGAAATGCGGGTGCTAATTGTGAATGCTTCTGCTAGCTGTGAGGAGTTGCTTGGTGTCTGGAGGGCATGAACTGTTAGCTGGAGTTGGGTTCTGGGGCTTAGGAACCCTTTTGGGGTGAGATGCAGATTTAAGAGTCACCCGTTGTGGGTGATGATTGACGCTGGGGAGGGGATGAGGTCACCCAGGGAGaataaggcagagagagagaataagcaAAGGGGCAGAAGCTGCATGGAGGAGGGGTACAGAGGGCGTAGGCGGAGCTGGTAGAGAGAGGAGAGCGCTGAGTCACACCACCTGAGGGCAAAGCGGGGTTTGGGCAGGAGGCTGTGGTTTGAGGGTCCCAGCGCTGCCCTGTGGGGAGGTGGAGGTCATCGGGAGGTCTGGCTTCCAGCCCAGCCCCGTGGCCTTGGCTGAGTCACTGGGCTTCTCTGAGCTTCCGTGTTCTCTGCTGAGTACGAGAAACACAATTCCTCCCTCACAGAACTATCGGGGGCCAGGTGAGGTCACGTTGTAAAATGCTACGAGGACCCGCTTCCATGAGCGGTCATCCCATGGGGAGAAAACAGACACGACCAGGGGAAAACACTTGAAGGGCGAGGAATGGATGAACCCCTCTGGAAACTGTAAAGGCCAGGGAATTAGCAGATGTTCAGTAGCCAGTAGCTGTTTGTTATCAAGAGAGCCCACGGAGGTGACTGTGGGAAGGCCATGAGGGAGGGGCCCACAGCCGGTTACCTAGGAGCCAAGGGACTGTgggggggaagaggagaggccAAGAGGGCGAGGAGGGGTGGGTgagtgggggtgaggggatgggGGTTTCCTGGGAAGGACAACTGTGCAGAGAGGCAGGCTGGTGCGGAGTGGGGCTCCTGGGAGCCTTTGAGTCCCCCTGCTTCCTGGGCCTGCTGCCCCTGACCACTGTACACCTGTGGCCTCCAGGGGGATTAGGAGGGCCGCTCCAGGCTGTTCGTGGGTCTGTCCCTCCCATCTCCAAGGAGGAAGGCAGATGTGGCTGCCATGGTTGGCTGGAGGGTGCCCCTAGCAGTGCCCCCGTCACCCAGCCCGACCTTTCTTTTTGTGCAGTGTAAGCTGGAGCAGCAGGCATGCCTGAGCAGCAAGCAGCTGACGGTGAGATGCGagggcccctgcccctgccccacggAGCAGGCCGCCACCTCCTCCACAGATGGCAAACCAGGTAACGAGTGCTGGGCCGCAGCCAGGCTAGGGGTGGGAGGCGGCTCCTGCCAGGGCCCCGGGATGCCTCCTTCAGGAGAAGTAGCAAAGACAGGGACAGGCCTGAGGGACCTGTGGGTCTGGAGGTCTGGTTTACACGGAGCAGGAGGGCCACGGCCTCATCCCAGGGAGACTGCGCTGGGTGTTTTTAGTGCTAGGGAGTGAGGCGGAGGAggaaggtgggagaggaggagagagagcctCTGATTTCTAactccccttccctctggcatcCCACTGCCCAGCCTCCAGGCCTGTAGGGCAGCACCCCCAGCTGAGACCATGCTTGCTGCTTCACCCCACCTTCACCCTCCACCCCCTTCTCCCTGTTCTGCCGACTGCAGAGACCTGCACGGGCCAGGACCTGGCTGACTTGGGGGATCGGCTGCGGGACTGGTTCCAGCTCCTTCATGAGAACTCCAAGCAGAACGGCTCAGCCAGCAGTGGGGCCCACCCAGCCAGTGGTACAGGAGCTGGTTGCtctgcaggggaggagggtgggagatggggggaCGGGGGTACACTGGGCCACCTGGCTGCACTGGGGAGCACCCACTTTTGCTCCTTCCTGCCAGACCCTGAGCCCCTAAAAGAACCTAAACCTCAGAACAAGGGGAGGGAGGCTTGATCAGACAGGAGGGATTTGGGATAGCTAACAGGAGGAACTTCTTAAAGTGAGTGGAAGGAAGCTAAAGCCTGAAATGGGTAGCCAAGGGAAGGTAAGGAATTATTTTCCCTGAAGGGCTTTCAAAACAGGGTTTTGACTGGTTTGGGTGCAGTCCTATGCAGAGGCCGAGGGATGGGCCTTCAGCCACTCTTGAATTTCTCAACGCCATGGTTGGATTCTGAGCTGTCCTGACCCTGAACAGAGGGCTGGGGCTGACAGAGaggtggagggatggatggacagatggatggagcGATTTACCTTGAGCAGGTCTGAACCGTGGCCTTCTCCCCAGGGCTGGACAAGAGCCTGGGGGCCAGCTGCAAGGACTCCATTGGCTGGATGTTCTCCAAGCTGGACACCAGTGCCGACCTCTTCCTGGACCAGACGGAGCTGGCTGCCGTCAACCTGGACAAGTACGAGGTCTGCATCCGCCCCTTCTTCAACTCCTGCGACACCTACAAGGATGGCCATGTTTCTACCGCCGAGTGGTGCTTCTGCTTCTGGAGGGAGAGTGAGTGTGGCCCCTCCCAGGGCCCCAGGCCCCCGGCCCTGCTGTGCAGGCTCTGCCCCTTGCTCCAGGCTGTCTTTGGGAGTCGGGGTGGCTCCCTCTTGGCTACCTCCCCATGCCCAGAACTTTTCCTGCTCCCCCACTTCCTGCACTCTCTCAGCACCTCATCTCTTGGAGCCCAGGGAAGCCAGCACTTGAACTCCCTTCCTCGGCAGGCTCCAAGGTGGATTTTGTGGGTCCTGAAGCTTATGCACTTTCGGAGGCCTGCTTTAAGGAAGAGTATTAAAAACTACACATGTAAAATTTCTAGGGCCCCTCAGAGGGCTTGGAAGGGGCTCAGGGTTCCTGAAGCTGAAGCTGGGTTGGCTTCTCAGTGATTCCACCTTTAGGCCCATCTTACAGTACTCGCCCCAAATGTGTGATTATGCGTGTGATCATTAGCCTAGAGATATGTATCCTGAGCCAGGGCAGGACATGTGCTTAGAGATCATCTAGGCCAAGTGAATAACCATCATCGATGGTTAAACTGAGGTTCCGAGGGCTCAGCTGACCAGCCAGAGGTGgggtagcctgtgctctgcccctGGTGTTTGGCCTGGTCCCCACTGTGGTTGTGTGATGGGAGTATACAGCAACTGTGGCCCGAGGCTGGGGCTTCCTTTAGGGTTCCGCCATAGCTGGTGTGGGACGCTGGGCAGGCAACTGAATCTTTCCGAGTTCAGTTTCTTCGTCCGAATGGGGAGATAACGATACCTCAGAGACTGTTGTGAAGATGAAGTGAGAAAATCTGGGTGCAGAGCACCATGTAAATCACAGATCCCTCTGCCAGTGTGGGGTATTTTGACCAGTTTTACTGCCCGTAACTGCCCAGCCTTCCTGCTCTCTCTGCACAGCTCCAGCACTTTTACTTCCCAGGCCTTTGGAGCTCGTGCTGTCCATTCTGTATAGTAGCCTTCTtgggcaggaggctgggagctgctctcattttacagacagcCAGGCCCCCGCTGGGAAGGGCTAGGGGACTTCTCAAGGTCAGACAAGTTAGATTTGGCTGCCAGTTATCTTCAGGCTTCCATCTAATGTTCCCTCCAGTCTTATGTTGCTCCCGGGCCCTCTCACCCTGGGGAATCTGTGCATTCACCTCCTCTTCTGAATCCTGTTTACCCATCCCATGAGTGGCCAAAACCCTCAGAGATACCCCTGGGCTTCTTGGGGGGCCTCAGCACATCCCACAGCCATGGAACAGCCTCTCCCAGTTGGAGCCTGGGTGTTCTTATCTGGCAGAGCCCCTGTGCCAGTTTTGGAGACCTTAGAAGGATCAGTGCATCCCACTGTGGGGCAGCCCTGTGTCAGAGCCTGGGCATTTTCATCTTGCAGAGCCCTCTGACTGGGTTTCTAAGCCTTGAGGGGGCTCAGTGAGTCCCATCAGCACCATGGGACAGCCCCCATCAGAGGCTGATTCTCTCCCTGCAGAGCCCCCCTGCCTGGCAGAGCTGGAGCGTATCCAGATCCAGGAGGCTGCCAAGAAGAAGCCAGGTGAGGGGGCTGGGCTCGGCTCAGAGGAGGAGTCAGGTGCCCCGGGGTCCCTCTGAGGCCCAGAGGCTCTAGCCACTGGGTATCATGGAAGATGCAGAGTTCAGAGGAGGCCCTGGCTTAGGAAGACAGGAGAGGGAAACTCCCTCCTGTCTTTATCCTCGTGGTGGGGAAAGGTCTCCCAACCAGCCCCTCAATAAGTGTGTTTTAAGCAGTAATTTTGTGCCCATTCCTGCCAGGACTGGAGGTAGGGATACAGAAGGTTCCTAGAACTCTCTGTTCAATTGACTTCAGCCAGGGTGTGTGCAAAGCCCATAGCAGATGCTCGTGTTCTCGGCAAACATTTGAGTGCCAGGCCTGGAGAGACAACAGCAAACCCAGCCTAGGTCAGAACTGATGGGCAAGGCAGTAGTGGTCCCTGGCCTCATAAAGCACACGGGCTACTTGGGGAAACACAACCCACAAGGTGACACACCAGAAAGACAGAGCGACCGGTTGTGGCTCCTGTAGGTAGCTGAGGTGCTGAGGGAGAGCACAGTGGACAGAAGTCAGCCTGGGGTCAGCGAAGGCCTCTCTGGGGAGCTGGTGTTCAAGAGGAGACCGGAGGGATGAGAACGAGGTAGCCAGGAGCAGTGCTGAGGGCAGGAAAACGTTCTTGGGACACAGAAAGGACCCGTGTGGCTGAGCGTGGTGGTTGAGGGGACAGAGGTCCGAGGGGCAGATCCCATGGGGCCTTATAGCTCCTGGGTGCAGCTTGGCCTTTAACTGGGTAGTGAGACCGGCACATATGAAACCAGACATTGGAACCTCCCTGCAAAGCCGTATTGACTGAGAACCCAGTGGCCTTTGGGGGCAGGCACTAGTGCCACTTCTGCCAGGAAGCCAGGATCTTCCTCCTGGTGGAAGCAATCCTCTCTGGTCTGCAttcccctgccctgggccttAGGGCACATGTCCTGGGGTGCCTGGTGTTAACATTTCTATGTTATCTCATCCCTACTAAGTGGGCAGAGTCTATCACTGGGGCCCCAGAGTGGGGATGTCAGCCGGTGTCTGTTAAGTGAACAGAGGAACAGCCTGAGGGCAGGTCAGAATCAGAGGGCTAGGAGGAGAAGCTGGCGTTGCCGGCAGGAGACAGCCAGGCAGAGGAGCAGCTGTAGGATGGAGGGCGTCTGGCACAACGAGGTCACACTGGCCGTCCTGCAGGACTTGGGAACTGTGGAGGCAGATGGGAGCCATTGTAGGGGCTGAGCAGGTGGTTTAGAAAGGCAGGTTTTCTTGTTTCTGGTCAGTCAAGCTGGAATAAATGCTGGCGTCCAACCCTGGACGTCTGAGCTTGTTTGGGGGTCAGTACCTGCACTGGCTGGGATCTGGTGGGGTCTGGGCCCCTGTGAACCCAAGGTCCCAGGGCCAcctctgggaagagcccacaccCCGAGGCCCCTGCTCTGACCCTGCGGGGCGTGCCCCATTCAGGAGTCTTCATCCCGAGCTGTGACGAGGATGGCTACTACCGGAAGATGCAGTGCGACCAGAGCAGCGGCGACTGCTGGTGTGTGGAccagctgggcctggagctgACGGGCACCCGCACGCACGGGAGCCCTGACTGCGGTAAGGACTGGACAGCCGCCAGAGGCCCAGCTCGGTGTGGCAAGGTTTCCTGCTAGCAGGATGCTAACCTGCCCCTTGGCTTGTTCCCCTCACAGACGACATCGTGGGCTTCTCAGGGGACTTTGGGAGCGGTGTCGGCTGGGAGGAcgaggaggagaaggagacagaggaagCAGGCGAGGAGGCGGAAGAGGAGGGCGAGGCTGGCGAGGCGGATGATGGAGGCTACATCTGGTAGATGGCCCGCGGGGCGCTGGGGCAGGCCAGGGTGCTGACGGCCGGGGAGACAGGCCAGCAGAGGCCTGGACAGAACAGGCAGATGGCGAACGGATCCAGAAAATAACAGTCTGAAGCTACCCTGGCTCCAAAGGGGAGGACCCGATGTGCAAGTGCGCATGGCACGTGTGTGGCATGTGTGGCATGTATGGCCGggatgtgtgaatgtgtgtgtgtgtgtgcgtgtgtgtgtgtgcgtgtgtgtgtgtgtggcatgcaCTGAAAAACGTGTCCTTGGTCCACACTGCTACAGAGTGAGTCACCCAAAGGCCCCTTCGGCCTCCTTGTAGttgtttcctttccattttagttttaaaatacacacatacacacgctgCAAGGTCAAAACTGATTAAATGAGATGCCCCCTTGCCAGTCCCCCAGCCCCATCCAGGCCCACCCTGACATCCTGGGATTCCTTGTCCTGATTTGCTACCCTCTCCTCAATCAgtcctccctcctgctgcccctgcccccctctctttcccttctggAGTCAAGCCCTGGCCTGTGGGATGAGGCCTAGGGACCatccctgggggcagaggggagggagggcagggagctgTCTGCTGGCCAGTTTGGCTGTGACACGCCCACCAGACTCAGATGAGAGGGGCTGGGACACCCGCCTCAGTGAGCACTTTCCCTTTGCTGGACTCTCCTCCTAACCCAAGCCAGTGTGACCAGAGGTGGCAGAGAAAGAGCTGGGGGCAGAAGCtgagaggtggaggaggaaaagGCCTTGGCAagctgctggggaggggaggggtggaccATGTGAGGAAGAGAAGGGGCCAGCTTGACAGGGAGCGTATGCCTTTGCAGATCCAGGTAGCGCTCTTAGGAGTGGAGATGGGGCACCCCTGAATGCCAGGCCCTGGAATAACTTGGGCCCCTTTCTGTGGCTCTCAGGTAGGGGCCTGGTCTGGGCTGTTCTGTAGGGGCAGTAGGTGGTGGTTATGCAGGTGAGCTCCCCCTAGCCCTGAGGGAGGACCACACCTTCCCCTGTCTCCATTGCTGGGGTCCCCCACTCCAGGAACCTGAGGATCAGGCCGCAGGTGAAGAGCCTGGGTCTTGCCCAGGGGTGTGTGTATGCACCCACGTCCTCCCTGACCCCTCAATAAttgctcccctcccatccagacCAACAGAAAGCATTGTCCCTGAGACCCTGTGAAGGAGGAGCAGTGGAAAGCTGCAAACTTCTGCCCTCAGAGACCAGGATGTTTCCCCATCTCTCCTCAAGAGAGAGGCACCCCTGGGCCATTTCCAGCCCCGCTCCTCTCAGCCCCCGGGCTTGCCCTCCATCCCCTTCGAGGGTCCCCTAGGGCTGCTGTAGTGGAGGGCCTTTCAAGCTCTGAGGTGT
Protein-coding sequences here:
- the SPOCK2 gene encoding testican-2, translated to MRAPDCGRLALPLLLLTVAALAEGDAKRLKEGETPGNFMEDEQWLSSISQYSGKIKHWNRFRDEVEDDYIRSWEDSQQGDEALDTTKDPCQKVKCSRHKVCIAQGYQRAMCISRKKLEHRIKQPALKLHGNKDTMCKPCHMAHLASVCGSDGHTYSSVCKLEQQACLSSKQLTVRCEGPCPCPTEQAATSSTDGKPETCTGQDLADLGDRLRDWFQLLHENSKQNGSASSGAHPASGLDKSLGASCKDSIGWMFSKLDTSADLFLDQTELAAVNLDKYEVCIRPFFNSCDTYKDGHVSTAEWCFCFWREKPPCLAELERIQIQEAAKKKPGVFIPSCDEDGYYRKMQCDQSSGDCWCVDQLGLELTGTRTHGSPDCDDIVGFSGDFGSGVGWEDEEEKETEEAGEEAEEEGEAGEADDGGYIW